From the genome of Camelus dromedarius isolate mCamDro1 chromosome 19, mCamDro1.pat, whole genome shotgun sequence, one region includes:
- the RPP40 gene encoding ribonuclease P protein subunit p40 isoform X1 — protein MATLRRLREVPRHLLVCEKSNFGHDKSRHRHLVETHYHNYRVSLLIPECGILSKELKEVVMKTGPYYFVKDLPLHELITHEFINTFVKKGSCYALTYNTNIDEDNTVALLPNGKLILSLDKDTYEETGLQGRPSQYSGRKVMKFIVSIDLMDLASNLDSKKYGRVSWSFKEKKPLKFDFLLAWHQTGAEESVMMSHFSDYGIQERQPDVVLGMVAELRCPVLRSGQLGGEPGAACGARELLDWLGAVFSHTELNNEPNNFISTYCCPQPSTVVAKAYLCTITGFILPEKIHLLLEQLRHYFDEPKLASWVTLSVQGFADSPVSWRENEHSFGKGGEHLYNFVIFSNQDYWLQMAVGADDDCPP, from the exons ATGGCCACGCTGCGCAGGCTGCGGGAGGTGCCCAGGCACTTGCTGGTGTGCGAGAAGTCCAACTTCGGCCACGACAAGTCGCGCCACCGGCATCTCGTGGAGACGCACTATCACAATTACAGG GTTTCACTTCTGATTCCTGAATGTGGGATACtatcaaaagaactgaaagaagtGGTCATGAAAACTGGACCCTATTACTTTGTGAAGGATTTACCTCTCCATGAGTTAATCACTCACGAATTCATCAATACTTTCGTAAAGAAAG GTTCATGCTACGCGCTGACGTACAACACAAATATCGATGAGGATAATACGGTCGCACTGCTGCCAAATG GGAAGCTAATTTTATCACTGGATAAAGACACTTATGAAGAAACTGGACTTCAGGGCCGTCCATCCCAGTATTCCGGCAGGAAAGTCATGAAATTTA ttgtttccattgACTTGATGGATTTAGCCTCTAACCTGGACTCTAAGAAATATGGAAGAGTATCTTGGTCCTTCAAAGAAAAGAAGCCATTGAAATTTGATTTCCTTTTGGCTTGGCATCAAACAG GTGCAGAAGAATCGGTGATGATGTCACACTTTTCCGATTACGGAATTCAGGAGCGTCAGCCTGACGTGGTGCTGGGCATGGTGGCGGAGCTGCGGTGCCCGGTGCTGCGGAGCGGCCAGCTCGGGGGCGAGCCTGGGGCGGCGTGCGGCGCCCGGGAGCTCCTGGACTGGCTGGGCGCCGTCTTCAGCCACACCGAGCT AAATAATGAGCCAAATAATTTCATATCCACCTACTGCTGTCCCCAGCCAAGCACAGTGGTGGCAAAAGCCTACCTGTGCACCATCACGGGCTTCATACTTCCGGAGAAGATACACCTCCTGTTGGAGCAGCTGCG TCACTACTTTGACGAACCAAAGCTGGCCTCGTGGGTGACCTTGTCGGTTCAAGGCTTCGCAGACAGCCCTGTTTCCTGGAGAGAAAACGAGCACAGTTTTGGAAAAGGAGGAGAGCATTTATACAACTTTGTGATTTTTAGTAATCAGGACTACTGGCTTCAGATGGCTGTCGGGGCAGATGATGACTGCCCCCCGTGA
- the RPP40 gene encoding ribonuclease P protein subunit p40 isoform X2: protein MKTGPYYFVKDLPLHELITHEFINTFVKKGSCYALTYNTNIDEDNTVALLPNGKLILSLDKDTYEETGLQGRPSQYSGRKVMKFIVSIDLMDLASNLDSKKYGRVSWSFKEKKPLKFDFLLAWHQTGAEESVMMSHFSDYGIQERQPDVVLGMVAELRCPVLRSGQLGGEPGAACGARELLDWLGAVFSHTELNNEPNNFISTYCCPQPSTVVAKAYLCTITGFILPEKIHLLLEQLRHYFDEPKLASWVTLSVQGFADSPVSWRENEHSFGKGGEHLYNFVIFSNQDYWLQMAVGADDDCPP from the exons ATGAAAACTGGACCCTATTACTTTGTGAAGGATTTACCTCTCCATGAGTTAATCACTCACGAATTCATCAATACTTTCGTAAAGAAAG GTTCATGCTACGCGCTGACGTACAACACAAATATCGATGAGGATAATACGGTCGCACTGCTGCCAAATG GGAAGCTAATTTTATCACTGGATAAAGACACTTATGAAGAAACTGGACTTCAGGGCCGTCCATCCCAGTATTCCGGCAGGAAAGTCATGAAATTTA ttgtttccattgACTTGATGGATTTAGCCTCTAACCTGGACTCTAAGAAATATGGAAGAGTATCTTGGTCCTTCAAAGAAAAGAAGCCATTGAAATTTGATTTCCTTTTGGCTTGGCATCAAACAG GTGCAGAAGAATCGGTGATGATGTCACACTTTTCCGATTACGGAATTCAGGAGCGTCAGCCTGACGTGGTGCTGGGCATGGTGGCGGAGCTGCGGTGCCCGGTGCTGCGGAGCGGCCAGCTCGGGGGCGAGCCTGGGGCGGCGTGCGGCGCCCGGGAGCTCCTGGACTGGCTGGGCGCCGTCTTCAGCCACACCGAGCT AAATAATGAGCCAAATAATTTCATATCCACCTACTGCTGTCCCCAGCCAAGCACAGTGGTGGCAAAAGCCTACCTGTGCACCATCACGGGCTTCATACTTCCGGAGAAGATACACCTCCTGTTGGAGCAGCTGCG TCACTACTTTGACGAACCAAAGCTGGCCTCGTGGGTGACCTTGTCGGTTCAAGGCTTCGCAGACAGCCCTGTTTCCTGGAGAGAAAACGAGCACAGTTTTGGAAAAGGAGGAGAGCATTTATACAACTTTGTGATTTTTAGTAATCAGGACTACTGGCTTCAGATGGCTGTCGGGGCAGATGATGACTGCCCCCCGTGA